The genomic segment TTTCCCTGCAGTACGTGAGTGGCCCTGCATGTCTACCAGTGCATCCCGCATAATAGGCAATGTCTGTTGGTGTTGCACTGCTAAAATGTTAACACCATGTTCTCCTAAAGTTGCCTCTTTCGCGATCTTATGTGCAAAAGTATTGCCTAATGCAACtggatctttccctcacatgtgtgCTACACATTTGCAAACGGCAAATCTACTGGGTAATAACTCTGcctccagcagattttgcaagagtttggcgtgttctacaggtttccctgtagaGGCTGTCACACCTCGTCTGACCCACTGCAtcacaaagaaatgtaatgtagcaaatgcatactggctatcagtgtatattgtcacatcttatttctctgcagctttacacgCTTCCATTAGAGCTAGCATCTCTGCTGCTCAAGCAAATAGGAAACATGCTAGTtgtcctgcacagataactttctcactatctactacagtaaaacctgttttagtctgtccctctactgttgtaaaactcaaaccatcaacaaaccaaacctttccctcaccAAGTGGCACAGCTATTAAGTCATCCCTCGGCTTAAACTCCTTCTCTACGTGCTGTCTACACTCATGAGAAGTGCCCTCTTCTTTCGTTGGCAAAAGGTTTGACAGATTCAGAATTGtgcatcactttatggtaatATGTATGGTTGTgagagtaacagtaacattaaagacaagcgtctgtaggtgacagaaatgtaattttagtctgcagtagtagacatctacctcgtgttgaactaacagtgtcaaaaggtgaaataaactatttcctgaaacattgtacagcttaagctgctgcacatactgatctcacgcatggaggtaaagcacaagcaactagagctaatctggtaggatagtaagttactggcttcacttgtggaaaaagtgctgttagttatttcacagtcacctggcatttgtgctgttcacagaaccacaagtccatcgctggacctcctctgcgctgtcactttttggagcttggcacgttCCCTCAGGTTCTCACGATTCAACAttgctgaagattttaaaggcagagcacatcgtacaccttagttgtctccCTCAACGTCAATGTCGAAACTCTTTTATCtcatttaagattttgctgtgcagagtctcctcatgACGATCTCCTGCAAGCCCAGTAGCACAGCTCCCTGTGCTGAAGGTGATCTCTGATCCTTCTGAAGCCTCTCTCCtggcctcagcttccatcttaTGGACGATTTcctcagtcactccttctcgtcatggcacctcacgacatctgcaaatcaaaatgacactcctctcgccacatggcttccaccatgtgtcaactccccaatgagacatgtacaagaatgttgcacagtctccctaaaacaatctccagggtttgtcccttggagcagcttcactccaacctataaccctgtgtaaaaacattagtcggcaattaaatgtttagcttgtttaactcccagctccacctggagcctgtatTCTGGAAGACAAATCCgttaaatcaaacttcacattttcaaccgACTATAGATCAAAggaataataaagtattcagcaaaaaagacaaatatcatgtgcaggttttctccagtcattaaatcactattattatcataatttgtcccaaatTATGAATCATCctaatttattccacaatttaatcaGTGACTTTCCTAAAGTTtgtcactccactcatttttatcactgtgagctcaacagtggccagctaatgagccccatattcaACTATTCTGTAACCACTGCACATGTGTTCAATTGTCActtctctgtctgtgctgaatcctttacaagcactcttaaagaaaaaacaaacattagccaaaCACACAGTTTGTCCTGGTTGTCAGGTGTTGGTCATCCAGAttccagagatgctgtaaaaaaGAAGTAACACTGGTTTCAAACACAGTGTCACACTGTATTCACTTCTCCCTTATAACACTCATATTTTCTCCAACACAGTGTAAGTTAATCACCAACACACAGCCTGTaaccacagttttcttcacacaaaatctcagtaatcctgtggtataaaaacatcattaagatgtgttctgctataaatcacatgatcgaatcacatgattaaccatctgctgtaaaaagaaaggtaaatgttagcgctgcgcatttgtatacactctttctcacagtattctctgtgagcaacactaAGTAGTTAATGACACACCCatggtgaattcacagacacagaaaattttaaactaaaaggttaaatttgcagagttcacatagtcgtgtgacccaagtttcctcctgtggtctccttctgctcctgcaatagagacacacacagagatacatccacacctttgtcaggtgggggttaacttcacacaatggtgttaagtcagtcagtcttgtcagcttttgtcagtcagttttcccactcattttttatttgctaataGTAGAACCTTTCTTGGcgcaataagtttctactgccagcaatgacgtcatttcaaaaaagaagaagaaaaactttagAAGCGGATTacatcgctgaatcctttttggcagggacttgttttctgattgtcccaaataagtggctttctcctgagcccattttaatttttggagaaactcactttgcaacagttttctcgacgacgagtcgtatagcgcttctgttctaatcgtgcatctctgctcaaacagagatcatcaaccgaaactttcagtgcaccatgaaagtaacaaaataaaaagaaaggaaataaaataaaggaaagcaaaggaaagaaaggccttgttaagtcatgacacgtgtttttcatgccagggggataaattgtaacaacccatttggcaggctcaacttagtaacaaaagacaaatcaacagccagtttaatctcaaacattcatccaatcagccacacacaacatacagcataaccctgttgtctcatcacataataagtttcttctcatgtaaccaaatgtgtgccatggtaaaacttcttcacacaccagaaactcacaatcagctcactcagctcactcatgtaagacccctcatcagcattctgttttcctctatgATGCAGTCATCTGTCCTACTaataatattcagtccactagtctatgtatcactttcatcttactagtgacttggacaagatgacaaacagaatctcatgcttaagatgctgtctggtcttcatgagtatcatttattgtgtatgcatgtagggttagtatagttgatgtattttctgtatgtttttgtgttcctctctcatcacattttcattattctcatcactgcttaaaacaacacacatctctctctctgttttttttttaaactgtccttTCCTTCAAAACAGAAAGTAGcattacagctgtttcaggctgagaaacaccaaacactcttcgTGCTATCATTCACCACACAACTATGTTATTTCTTTGTCCGCtgggcaggtgacctgcagaatcacgtctGCCCCAGCTGGATACCTTCACACACACCGTGACGTCAGACACGCTCACACGCACTTCTGCTTAGCGCacaatttcacttcattcttcaacgatccacacaccacgttctgcccaataaaaactttgcagtgtatttcatcctctttcaaggCAGACTTCTTTTAAGTTTGCAGCAGGCAACGCGACTTACACCAAAACCCAGGCTACGTGTACACAACAGGTCACCGAATTCCATTAACACCGCTTTCCTTCTGTGCTGCTGCGTTCACTTTActggcactcacacacatatacgctcATTCACACTCTTTTTAGGCCTATAATCCCCCTTACCGCGGCGAGCTCTTTCCTCCTTACCATTGGTGGAGAAACCATACGCTCAACGCCCTTAACTGcggagaaactttttttttttatctttatagagcTCTATCCTCCTTTCGGTGGAGAAACCGTCCTTACCCTCCTTCTATTCGGTGGAGAAACCTCTTTAAACCTCCTTCGGTGGAGAAACCAGGTAGCTTGCGTCTACACGCACAGCTTGCGCACTCACGTACCTGCTTTAACGCACGGGCACGTAGCCGCTCTCTAAGGCCTTCTGTACTCACTGTTCGTGTTGTTTCCGTTCATGGGAAGAGTCTCTGGTTCCCGTCAATCGCCATCCATCCCGAGGGGAGTTCAGGCGCAAACTGTCCGGCCtggaacaaagcaaagtacCAGGGCTTTCGTCAATCGTCCCAGACGATGGCTGCTAGCAGACTGCGGTggcgtcctctccctctcctcggtGAATGCAATGTGTTaggatccggctcgaaggaccaaataaatgttgggtctaaactcagaccccgctgtatccaggacttattcccatgaaagaaaaacaaggcaacagtgttcgatcgattacttgcgcaagggaggcctttggtcaagaaccagctcttggagctcacgctcctaacctgtctccagcccaaagtccttcaaagagcagcttccctcgcagctatttattgacaaactgttacagttcacacaatagtttacaacacgtacctcccctcttaaccccccttggttacaaagacgaggcactgtatgtatgtgtgtgtgtgtgtgtgtgtgtgtgtgtgtgtgtgtgtgtgtgtgtgtgagagagacctcctgctgggcaggaagcttacatcaaacagaccttccagataggatgtgtctgtaatcaaacctacagcccctcacccaaaaactcaagaatctggggagggggactgtggaattgctttcatcccacagttaaacaatgtagaaatggatggtaagcataaaaatgacaaacatttaacaattcactctaacagcaGGAAAGTGTTATTTGTGGAAACAACAGCTAAGCAGTTAGCTATGTAGTCAGTGATAAGGAGAGACAAAGCTTCCATAGAGGGACAGGCTCCATGTGCTTCAGCTCAAATACACTACTGAGATACACTCAGTCTAACAACTTACACTTTGTGTACCTCCTCAACACTGAAAGGACTACTTAATACACCTCCAATCAAAGTTGCTACAGTCTGACGAGCTCACCTTTATCTGGACGAGGAAGTCCCTCAGATGCTCCTTGAAGGCAGGAATGTCCTGGTTTAAGCTGAACAGCCCTGTCACAAACACCTTCACCTGAGCACtgacagacaaaacacacacacacgtaagcATCGACTGAAAAACAGATTCACTCCAGCAGAGATTATATGCGTAATGTTCACACTCACTCCTGTAGGTGGGGGAAGGCAGTCTTAAGCAGGTTGGCCACATATTCCTGGATGAACACCTGGTTGTTGGTGGGGCTGGCGGAGTTCAGCGCTGCAGTGATCTTCCCCTCCTCCACCAGGTTGAACATGTAGGCCAGGATGGACGCGTGCATCGTCAGGCctgcagaacacacacacacacacacacacacacacacacacagaaaatgaatCCATCGTCTTTCCCTAATTCCCTCATCTTTGTAAAGCCACATTCAAATTGATTTAGTTCTCTGGGGGAGGTGTTAATATTACCTGGCCTGGTTTAGTGACTTTAATCCAGTTCAGATAATGAatgtgtctttttaaaaatgtttttgatccCATCACCAGGAAGATTCAACACTACAATCAACTCCTAAATAAATCAGTACTGAGTAATGTGTGATCTTTTAAGCAAGAAGTCACTTCCATTTTTCAAACTAGTGCCTTTAAAAGGTTGTACTGAACTACTACAGCCTTACTGTGATCTGAGCCAATGATTTTAACATAAACATGTTCATCTGACCTGCACAGCAGACGCCAACAGTTTTTGAAAGTATAAATATCATTTGGACGACTGCAGATTCAAACAACTGAACGGCATCAATTGTGTGTGAGCTCACCAGCAGTGTGCGATGTGTCAGTGACCACAGAGAAAATGTGCTGCAGGATATCGCAGAAATATGTCTGGTAGAAACTTTGAGCGGCTGCCTCCTCCTGGGCCACATTCTGCAGCAAGGTGTACAGAATCTGCAGACCTGAGCAGCGACaagacacaaaacaacacaaaattataGTTGCACATCCTTCAAAGACCACAGCAGCTTATTGTTAAAAGCCGGGTTGCACAGTGATGTCGCTGTTCTGATGCACGTCTGTTTCAGTGTGAAAAGGATCACAGTGCACCTTCATGTCACGTTTCTGCCTGTGGATCCCACAGTGGGTTTTCCCATTATCAGTATTTAAGATGTTGTTGGTCAATAAGAGCATAAACATCTTAGTGTACTCATCTCTGTGCCCTTACCAGTGTCAGCCACGTTCCTCATGGTGTGCTTAAAGGCCCAGATGATAGAGTCCAGCACTAGTTTAAACTGGGCTGGAGGGATGGCGAGGAATGCGGGAAAGCAGTGCGAGTTTACAGCTTGGAGCAGGTAGAAGAAGTGGGTCCTGTGCTCTGGATACTCCTCAAAGTTCTGgtacaaacatacaaacagatGATGAAAAATTTAAATCTACAAGCCAAGTTATATCATAATCCTACACATGAAATAACGTATCAGCAGTCTAACTTAAATCTGGCCTCACACTGCTGCAGGTTTTTAGTTTCTGAGAGGCACCTGATGGGTCCCAGTTGTATTTTGGAGTGGAAACAGAGGCTCAGGTCAGAGTGAACAACAGCTGAAGCCGACTGAATTttaagattttcatttttttcctgcagaacACAAGCACTTAACTGAAACTCTGTCAGATAGTGACTAAAACCAATGCAGTGCTGCAGTTAAatagattttttgttttctatcaaCAATGATGACGTGCATGAATGTAATTATCAGTCCAGTGATTTACACACTGGAGTGAAGGCCGCATGGTAGATTGCTTATCCCAATGCAAATGAAAGCTGCTGATTTGATGACTGAGGTGTTTACTCACTACTCTCAGTAATAAAAGAGCTGCTGATAACTACTAACAGTTGAACAGACAGCCGGCCACTTGATaaacagaaagacaaagacTGCTGTCTCGGTCACGTGTGcaggaaagatttaaaaacaaatatccaCATATGATGCGTCAGCGGCTCACTGGGTCGTACCTTGTTGATCATGTTTAGAGTGCACTCAAAGACGGCATCAAAGATCTGGGGTATCTCGCTGGTGATGTGCCCCCCCAGCTTGTTGACAATAGTTGCCATGGTGCTGAGGACTTCAGGCTCACGGGCGGCAGGGACATTGCGTTGGTAGTCAATGAGGACGGCATCCAGCAGGGGGGGAACAAAGTTCTCACCAacctgaaacaacaacaacaacaagaggcGTCAGCAAAGAAAGCTTTGAGGGACGCACAAAAACCTGAGCAGACATGctttaaataaaactatgaaaggTGACCAACTCCTCAGCACAGTGACAAACTGTGAATATTAAAGGGTTGTGCAGATGCAAACACAGAGGGGGGCAGAAAAGTCTGCCACAGGGGAACAAAATCTTTGTGTCTGATCTAAAAATACCAACTGGATTGTTCAAAAGCTgttccacagtcagctgttcCACTGGCTGCTACAGTAGGAGTAACTCAGGAGGATACAAGAGTGTAAATATATCACTTCTGATATCATCAGCATTTTTAGTACAGCAGCTTTCTTCCTTCATTCTTTGTCAATATAAAGCCCCAACTGGGTTTGTCTCCTTCAGCAGTGACATATGTGAGCGCCTTTCTCACCATCTGTGGGTCGTTTGATCGGCTGACCCAGCCTGAGATCAGCTTCAGAGTCTCCCGTTTCACTGTTCTCATACTCCGGATCAGTGGCTGCTTTGTCACCATCTCACCTGCAACACAGGCATTAGCAGAACATGCGACTTCTTAATgaggatggaaaaaaaaaaaaaagtatcacaCATAGCAGCTGGGTCTAAATGTGTAGCTCTCACTAAACTTAATGTGCACTGCACACCTCTCAAATCTCAGCTTTTTGTGCCAATGAAACCCATCCCATGTTACATAACACATATCTGACACGTGGAATTACCTTAATTActgtaatgcaaaaaaaagagagaaaagacttTGTAGCTGACTAAGAGCCCACTTGGTTTGGTAGAGAACAGAAGTCTGCTAGAAAAATGGCTGGAATGAAGAAGTATGATATAATTACAGATCATTAAATATTATACTAGCGCTGCACCCATTTATCAGCTAAACACTGGCCCCTATTCTTCTCGATGACTGGTATCAGCAAATAAGATGTCAATTATCTGAAACAGTGGCTGATATTCATCTCATCTACCACATTGACTTAACCCTGATTGGAGTGTGATGAACactataaaagtaaaataaacagtaTAAACCTCTGAAAATCAACTCCATTTGTGTGCTGCTTACAGAACAGCTATAACCTCACTGCTCTGACAGTAGCATGACAGTAAGCATGTTTACAACCATCTGTCTGCAGTGACCACCATGCAACTGTGACAGTCTGCTGCACGATGAAAACAAATGTGCCGGTCTTACCGTTTGTCTGAATGGCAGCAGAGATGTTCTCGCTGAGGCACTTGTACACGTTGAGCATGTCAAGGTAAATCCGTCCCAGCTGGATAACAAAGGGGTGTCCCACTGCCTTGCAGGCCCTGACGTTGGTCTTAAGAATGCTGCCCAGCTGTTTGACGGTTTCTGGGTCCTTCAAGATGTCCACGTTCTGATGGacagaagaggagcagaagagctATTAACAAACAGCTTGTGTGTCTCTGAAATGTGAATAAACGGTGATACACCATCTTACCTTGGTGGCCTGCTGGATGATGCTGTCCCACACTTGATTGGGCAGCAGCATATATTTCTCTATCAGGTGCTCCTGAACAGCCTGGTCGGTCTGTGCCCCAATCATGTACCCTACTGCCTCATAAAACGTGTGCACCtgtacgtacacacacacacacacacacacaaacaaacaaaacagtcagcaCAGACACTCAACTGGGCAAATAAGAGACAGCTGTGCCTCTCTCTGATGGATTTCTGTGGGTAAGAACACTTAATGACCTGCTGAGGCTGAAGGTCACAGATGATCGTGTTAATGTTGTTGAGGATCTCATCGATGAAGGGCATCACCTCTCCCACCTGCACCTGGATAAAGTGGCGCCGACACTTCTGGGCAATCTTAATGAAGGTGTCGCACGCCATGTCCTGAACTCCATCATGGGTCTCTGTGAGGGCaggacagaaaaataaaaatgcattagaGCTGTATCCATCTATTCATCCATCTGCCTGAAATAGATGCAAAGAGGGAgttcaacaaataaaaatactcCAGCTCACCATGCATGAACTCAAAGAACTTGTTCACAACAGTTTTGAGGAACTTCCAGTGGGCTCTAAGAAAACGAGGGTACTGGCCAACAATGTACATGATGTTAGAGGCGATGATGGCCTTGTTGTCTTTTCCTCGCTTCTGCTCACAGAGACCCAGCAGATCCTGAAGCAAACACCAAAGGATTCACTTAGGCTTAATGTTAAACCTTATGGGTGAGACAATAATTAATATGAGGCACAAGTATGAGTGAGGGACTGCTGTCACCTAAacctaaatacacagacacaTCAATACCTTAATGACAGTAACAAGGAACCTCTTCTCATCCTCCTCGTGCATAGCCCCACTGATGGATCCAATGGCCCAGCACAGTGTGTTGAGGTTCTTCCAGGACCATTCAGTACCATTTACCTGGTTGTGAAGCTTCTCTGTCATTATGCGTTCTGTGTCCGCATAATCCAAGTGAGTCAGGTACACTGCAGGACAGTAGAGCAAATGTGTAtcagagtacagtacagtttCTGCTAAATTAAGAGTTAAAACTACAGAGACACAGTTCAGAAccaagacagagacagagagataaaaacaacaaaaaaagaaacaaacatataTGAGAAGAAATGGCAGAATGAATTTTCCCTAAAAAACACTGACGCCTGTGTGATGAGTGACACTGATCAAGCCAATTTAGTCAAATGTAAATTTATAGTCAGTCAGTTCTACAGTCAAAGCTAAAGCTTTCCCTACATCCATCCATTATTTAAACAGCTTATCCTTTTGCCAGTCTACGAGCTTCCAATCGATCTAACCTGCATTTCTTTGGATCTGTGGGGGAAAACCAGAGCACCCGGAGGAAATCCACGCAGAcgcacagaaaggccccagccagccggcagtgctaaccactgagcCACAGTGCCGCCCGATTCTCCTACaattagggctgcacgattttgcataaaatgagaatcacgatttttttgcttagaattgagatcacgattctctcacgattttcttttccagtataaatatttattgcacttattacctgcacatcaacttcgtaacagttgaaactgaacataaaaacaataaataaacataaaaacaataaatgcctcacattttgtggttgccgcaaaatgttgtactgcttgaaattcctcctccaccgttgctcgacactgcgtgtatagagcaggtagtgcaacaatagaaaaatagttgcgggacggcactgtgtagcgtttgtctagggtgttgatcattttcctaaatccctcgttttgcacagtgttgatatatctttggtcaggtgataagtaatagcctccgtaatttctttgtgcctgcgggagttcgacgggtatggggaagcgctgtataaggttcccgttattgatgtttgggtggttgaccgggacgaattttctcctgtcactttctcgtcatccctgacgtgttctccgttgttttttccctgccaatgtgagcatcacggcacagcttctgtatcacgtggtataaggctccgcccttgtcattttgTGACCcagttattgatgtttgggtggttgaccgggacgaattttctcctgtcacaaaataacttaaaagtttattttgtgacccagaaagagtaatatttaaaagtttttagcccCGCTCgtccgccattgccgcgtttgagttttggacgaaatgcattctgggatatttagctgtacgaagtccacacaagtcaccaccgatgcatgctcgataaaacaggcggcgcgagaacacatccgggactttttcgcatTCTCGGCAGCTCTTGTTACTAAAGCATGGAACGAACTATGGGCGGGATGGGATGGATGGAGAGGCAGGATGaattagggctgcacgattaatcgttagaaaatcgcgatctcgattcatacttatgtgcgatctcatttccaaatgacaacgatttcaaaaaaaataaaaaaaataaaaaaatagacgACGacacaaaataacttaaaagggtaagttattttgtgaccagaaagagtaatatttaaaagtttttagcccCGCTCAtccgccattgccgcgtttgagttttggacgaaatgcattctgggatatttagctgtacgaagtccacacaagtcaccaccgatgcatgctcgataaaacaggcggcgcgagaacacatccgggactttttcgcatTCTCGGCAGCTCTTGTTACTAAAGCATGGAACGAACTATGGGCGGGATGGGATGGATGGAGAGGCAGGATGaattagggctgcacgattaatcgttagaaaatcgcgatctcgattcatacttatgtgcgatctcatttccaaatgacaatgatttcaaaaaaaaaaaaaaaaaaaaaaaatagacgacgacgattgtaccgcattttgatccgggacgtaatctgcatgaaaacaagcgctcactcttcctgctcaacaaatgacaagggcggagccttataccacgtgatacagaagctgtgccgtgatgctcacattggcagggaaaaaacaacggagaacacgtcagggatgacgagaaagtgacaggagaaaattcgtcctggtcaaccacccaaacatcaataacgggaaccttatacccCATacccgtcgaactcccgcaggcacaaagaaattacggaggctattacttatcacctgaccaaagatatatcaacactgtgcaaaacgagggatttaggaaaatgatcaacaccctagacaaacgctacacagtgccgtcccgcaactatttttctattgttgcactacctgctctatacacgcagtgtcgagcaacggtggaggaggaatttcaagcagtacaacattttgcggcaaccacaaaatgtgaggcatttattgtttttatgtttatttattgtttttatgttcagtttcaactgttacgaagttgatgtgcagttaataagtgcaataaatatttatactggaaaagaaaatcgtgagagaatcgtgatctcaattctaagcaaaaaaaatcgtgattctcattttatgcaaaatcgtgcagccctaattGTAGGAGAATCGGGCGGCACTGTGgctcagtggttagcactgccggctggctggggcctttctgtgcgTCTGCGTGGATTTCCTCCGGGTGCTCTGGTTTTCCCCCACAGATCCAAAGAAATGCAGGTTAGATCGATTGGAAGCTCGTAGACTGGCAAAAGGATAAGCTGTTTAAATAATGGATGGATGTAGGGAAAGCTTTAGCTTTGACTGTAGAACTGACTGACTATAAATTTACATTTGACTAAATTGGCTTGATCAGTGTCACTCATCACACAGGCGTCAGTGTTTTTTAGGGAAAATTTATTCTGCCATTTCTTCTCAtatatgtttgtttctttttttgttgtttttatctctctgtctctgtcttggTTCTGAACTGTGTCTCTGTAGTTTTAACTCTTAATTTAGCAGaaactgtactgtactctgaTACACATTTGCTCTACTGTCCTGCAGTGTACCTGACTCACTTGGATTATGCGGACACAGAACGCAT from the Pelmatolapia mariae isolate MD_Pm_ZW linkage group LG20, Pm_UMD_F_2, whole genome shotgun sequence genome contains:
- the LOC134618219 gene encoding exportin-1-like isoform X2, whose protein sequence is MINTLDKRYTVPSRNYFSIVALPALYTQCRATVEEEFQAVQHFAATTKLYLTHLDYADTERIMTEKLHNQVNGTEWSWKNLNTLCWAIGSISGAMHEEDEKRFLVTVIKDLLGLCEQKRGKDNKAIIASNIMYIVGQYPRFLRAHWKFLKTVVNKFFEFMHETHDGVQDMACDTFIKIAQKCRRHFIQVQVGEVMPFIDEILNNINTIICDLQPQQVHTFYEAVGYMIGAQTDQAVQEHLIEKYMLLPNQVWDSIIQQATKNVDILKDPETVKQLGSILKTNVRACKAVGHPFVIQLGRIYLDMLNVYKCLSENISAAIQTNGEMVTKQPLIRSMRTVKRETLKLISGWVSRSNDPQMVGENFVPPLLDAVLIDYQRNVPAAREPEVLSTMATIVNKLGGHITSEIPQIFDAVFECTLNMINKNFEEYPEHRTHFFYLLQAVNSHCFPAFLAIPPAQFKLVLDSIIWAFKHTMRNVADTGLQILYTLLQNVAQEEAAAQSFYQTYFCDILQHIFSVVTDTSHTAGLTMHASILAYMFNLVEEGKITAALNSASPTNNQVFIQEYVANLLKTAFPHLQDAQVKVFVTGLFSLNQDIPAFKEHLRDFLVQIKAGQFAPELPSGWMAIDGNQRLFP
- the LOC134618219 gene encoding exportin-1-like isoform X1, yielding MINTLDKRYTVPSRNYFSIVALPALYTQCRATVEEEFQAVQHFAATTKLYLTHLDYADTERIMTEKLHNQVNGTEWSWKNLNTLCWAIGSISGAMHEEDEKRFLVTVIKDLLGLCEQKRGKDNKAIIASNIMYIVGQYPRFLRAHWKFLKTVVNKFFEFMHETHDGVQDMACDTFIKIAQKCRRHFIQVQVGEVMPFIDEILNNINTIICDLQPQQVHTFYEAVGYMIGAQTDQAVQEHLIEKYMLLPNQVWDSIIQQATKNVDILKDPETVKQLGSILKTNVRACKAVGHPFVIQLGRIYLDMLNVYKCLSENISAAIQTNGEMVTKQPLIRSMRTVKRETLKLISGWVSRSNDPQMVGENFVPPLLDAVLIDYQRNVPAAREPEVLSTMATIVNKLGGHITSEIPQIFDAVFECTLNMINKNFEEYPEHRTHFFYLLQAVNSHCFPAFLAIPPAQFKLVLDSIIWAFKHTMRNVADTGLQILYTLLQNVAQEEAAAQSFYQTYFCDILQHIFSVVTDTSHTAGLTMHASILAYMFNLVEEGKITAALNSASPTNNQVFIQEYVANLLKTAFPHLQDAQVKVFVTGLFSLNQDIPAFKEHLRDFLVQIKEFAGEDTSDLFLEEREASLRQAQEEKHKIQMSVPGILNTHEIPEEMCD
- the LOC134618219 gene encoding exportin-1-like isoform X3 encodes the protein MINTLDKRYTVPSRNYFSIVALPALYTQCRATVEEEFQAVQHFAATTKLYLTHLDYADTERIMTEKLHNQVNGTEWSWKNLNTLCWAIGSISGAMHEEDEKRFLVTVIKDLLGLCEQKRGKDNKAIIASNIMYIVGQYPRFLRAHWKFLKTVVNKFFEFMHETHDGVQDMACDTFIKIAQKCRRHFIQVQVGEVMPFIDEILNNINTIICDLQPQQVHTFYEAVGYMIGAQTDQAVQEHLIEKYMLLPNQVWDSIIQQATKNVDILKDPETVKQLGSILKTNVRACKAVGHPFVIQLGRIYLDMLNVYKCLSENISAAIQTNGEMVTKQPLIRSMRTVKRETLKLISGWVSRSNDPQMVGENFVPPLLDAVLIDYQRNVPAAREPEVLSTMATIVNKLGGHITSEIPQIFDAVFECTLNMINKNFEEYPEHRTHFFYLLQAVNSHCFPAFLAIPPAQFKLVLDSIIWAFKHTMRNVADTGLQILYTLLQNVAQEEAAAQSFYQTYFCDILQHIFSVVTDTSHTAGLTMHASILAYMFNLVEEGKITAALNSASPTNNQVFIQEYVANLLKTAFPHLQDAQVKVFVTGLFSLNQDIPAFKEHLRDFLVQIKQC